The genomic segment GAGCCGATGCCTTCCGCAGGGAGCGGGCGCACCAGTTCCGGTGCCATCAGGTCAGGCAAGTGGCTGCTGTCACCGCGAGTGGGCCGGGTGGCCGGCTGCCGCAGGCCGAGCTGTTGCGCGCCTCCCAACAAGTCGCCCTTTGCGCACGCGACTTGGCTTCCATTGCCCGGCATGTGTCTGTAGGCGCGAGTTCGGGTACCAGCGCACCAGGTTCTTTGGCTCCGACAGTCGTTCGACCGCGCAGGCGCAGGCGCAGGCGCATGCGCCTGCGTGAACGGGCTCCGTGCTCGCCTCGGCTCGTTCGCACACCCTCGGCTCGGGACCCTTTCGCCCGCGCACAGCCTTCCGGTGAAGTGATCCCTGGCCCAGAACTACCTGCAAAACCCTGAAACCGCTCACCAATGCGCAAGCCCCAGGCCGTTGACCTGGGGCTCCAAATGGAGCGGGTGACGAGAATCGAACTCGCGCCCTCAGCTTGGGAAGCGACGGCGCTTGGGTGGCCCGTATGGCTCTGACGTGCGCAGATGCTCGTTGCTGAGGTGGTCGTGCGGGTCAGATCGCACCGCTGGTGACCGACGCTTTCCGCTCTTACGGGCACACTGTGGGCACGGCACCCACCAGCAGCCGGGCGATGCGGGCGGGTGACGCTTGCGCCTGCCGAACCGCAGCGTCTCGCAGGCTGATCTGGAGTGTCCGTTGCCACTGCACATACCTGGATTCGACATGCGGACGTGGACCTGCAAATGTTGGTAGCGTATTCTTCTATGTACATCACCAACATGCGAGCGGAAGGTGCCGGATGTCAGTGACCCAGATCGACATCGACGACGACGCCCTGGAGCGCGCCATGGCCCTGTCAAAGGTCAGGACCAAGAAAGAGGCGGTCAATCTCGCTCTGCACTTCTACGCCGAGCAGCAGGAGCGTGCGGCGCGCATCAGCCGTCACTTCGAGCGTGCGCGTGAGTGGGGTGCCGTCGAGGACGCCGAGCGCCTGCACGAGGCGGAGAAGCGCAGCCGGTGATCTACTTGCTCGACACGTCCGGCCTGGTGCGGCTGCTCCGTGATCCCAAACTGCAATCGGCCTGGTACGACGCGATCGATGCCGGGGCCATCGCATCCTGCTACGTGCAACGCGCCGAGTTTCTTCACAGCGCCCGGAACGGTCGCGAGTACGACGAGATCATGGAGATGTTCACCGACCTCTACCCAGATGTGTCGGTGCCGAAGAACGCGGGGCGCTGGATCGGTGCGGTGCAGCACCGCATGGCCCGGGCCGGGGATCATCGCAGCGCCTCAGCGGGCGACCTCGTCATCGCTGCCACCGCGGCTCACCATGGCCTGACCGTCCTCCATGACGATGCCGACTACCGTGCCGTCGCTCGGCACGCATCCGACCTGACCGAGCACGACGTCCACGACATCGCCTGAGAGATTTCCGCCGAGCCTTCGTCAGGCGAGGGTGGCGGCCCGCGTCGTCATACCGGAGATGGCGGAGCATCACCTCGGTGCCGCCGGGTCCGTCCGTGTCCACCGCGGCGCACTCGTTGAAGTCCTGTCTCCTCGAAGTCCTGTCTCCTCGACAGGAATTGGGCAACCCATAGTGCTGCGGCGTCCGTAGACGCCATCCGTCTCTCCGAGGGGACGGGCAGGCTGAGGGCCCGCACGTGTGACCGATGTGGTTGATGCAGCGAAACCGCAGCTCACAGACACCGTGCGATGCCAGAGCCGGGGAGCCTGCCACGGCCGCCGAGAACTCGTGCCCTCCACGTGCCCCATCTCCGTGCTCCCGGAGGGCGGATCCTGCGGAAAAACCCCGCCAATGCACAAGCCCCAGGCCACTGATCTGGGGCTTCAAGAAGAGCGGGTGACGAGAATCGAACTCGCGCTCTCAGCTTGGGAAGCGACGGCGCTTCGGAGCCGGATAGCTTCTGACCTGGGTATATGTCTCCCGGGCTGGCGCCTGAAAGTGCGGATCGTACCGCTGTTGACTGTGGTTGACCCGTATTACGGGCACGCTATGGGCACGCCGTCCCATCGGAGTCGCCGGGAGCCCCTCTCAGCGGCTGACGAGTTGCCGAGCCCTGGAAGCGAGAGCTGGGCAGAAGGGCGTCATTGCAGGAGCACACGGAGGATCAGCCCGTGGGCCACAGGAACCCGTTCATCGGAGCGGGAACCTACCTCCCCCTTGCAGGGCTTTCGGCACTGGGCTCGACGCCGGGCGTGTCCCCCCGACACCGCCAGTCTGCTACCGGGCCTCCTGGCAGCTACCCGGACCGGACTTCCACCGGCGGGCGACAACGAGCTTACGACTCAAGGCCAGCTACATCACGAAGACCTCCGAGTCTGCTGGGCGCGCGAACGACCGAGGCTAGTCAGCCACCCCGCACAGCGGTGGAACCTCAAACTGCCAGTGGGCACGGTCGGTGGGCTGGGTGCGGGTGGGTCGTGGCCGGCCGCGCCCCATCTGGCGGAGCCGTATATCGGCAGAACCCGGGCCTGGGGAGAGGAGCCACTCACGGTTCGGGCTTCGAGGCGTCCACGGGAAAGGGTGCCGGCTCCCTGCTGCCGTCCGGCGTGTCCCTGCGGCGTCGCAGCGCCCACAACGCGACGGGTGCCCCGGCCCCGACCAGCGCGGAGGCCAGACACAGGCCGGCCTGGTAGCCGGAGAGGAAGGCATCCGACTCCTTGGCTCCAGCAGCGGCCGCGGCGTGCTCCGTGTACGACACCATCACGCCTACGAAGGCGATCCCGACGACCCCGGATGCCTCGCGGACGGCGCTGAACAGCCCGGCGGCGATGCCGGAAGAACGGTCGGGCGAAGACTCCAGGGCACGGGAGGTCAGCGGAATGGCCAGTGCGGAGCCGAAGCCGATGATCGAGAGTCCGGGCAGAATATGAACGAGGCTCCCTCCAACGCTTCCCAGAGCGACCATCAACAACCCCAGGCCGACCAGGAGCAGGCCCGCGGCGGAGACCCGACCGTCCCCCCATCGGCGTGCCATCCGGGCAATGAAAGGGGCGGCGACGAGCAGGGAAAGCGCCACGGGGATGAACGTCAGTCCGGCTGACGTCGGGGCAAGGCCAAGGCCGTCCTGAAGAAACTGGGACGTGAAGAAATAGACTCCGCTCACGCTCAGACCCCACAGCAGTTGAGTGATGATCCCGCCGATGAAGGGACGTTGCCGAAAGAGGAGCCGCAGCGCGGCATTCCGGCGCAATGTCAGCTCGTACCACAGGCCGACGGCGGCGGCCACGGTAATGGCACCCGACATGGCCACGGGAACGCTGAATACGCCCCTTTCAGGTCCTTCGATCAGGCAGTAGGCGAGGCCCGCCAGCCAGCAACAGGCCAACGCGACGACGCGGAGGGAGAGGGTGGCCGATGACTTCGGCGCAGAACGGGCCGCGGGGGCGTGCCGGGGGACGACGAAACCGATGAGGAGACTCGCGCATCCCAGCGGCGCGTTCATGGCGAACACCGACTCCCAGCCCAGGTGCTGTGTCATGACGCCGGAGACAACTGGTCCGCAGGCCAGCGCCGAAGCCAGTGCGGCAGTGGTGGCGCTGAAGGCGGCATTGCGTGCGCGCGGCGGAAGATCGTGTGACAGGACCGCCAGCGAGGCCGGCAGGATCAGCGACCCGCCCGCTCCCTGGAGTCCTCGGAAGGCGATCAGCGCCACCCCTGAGGTCGCCAGGCTGCACCCGATCGAGGAGACGGTGAAGAAGGCGACACCGAGCATCAGCGTCGCACGCCGCCCGATGGTGTCGGCCAGATGCCCGCCCAGCAAGAGAAGGCTTGCGAGAGCCAGGGGGTAAATGGCCGCCACCCATTTCAAGTCCGCGTCACCCAAAGCAAGTTCGGCGCGGATCTGAGGCAGTGCCACAGTGACGACGGTATTGTCCAGGGCCGTCATGAATGACGGCAGGATAACGGCCATGAGAATGGCGAGGACGCGCAGTCGACTCACGGTACCTGCCTTGAACCGAGGGGGAGCGTATTGATGGGCGGTAACGTTTTCAAACCCTTCCTGCATACGCTGTCCTCCAGGCGTATCGAGCGCGACTCGCGGAGGGCCTGATCACGGTATTCGGCGCGCTGTCAGGACGCGCCGGATCAGCCCTCTTCCTCCGGTCGGGCAGCGACTTCGGCGTGTCGCTGGAAGCCCGGCAAGCCTTTGTGTTTGGCTGATTTCTCACCACTGCCACTATTCATTGGATGCGTTGATGGGCGGCGACGGCTGTCTTCATATCCGCCTGACGGGCTGACGGCCGAAGAGTCCATTCCTTGCCCGGTACGAAGGTTCGGTGACTCAGTGCTGGAAACCGTGAGAGAAACGATCAGCGACCATCTCGCTCAGGCCGTAGCACAAACCCCCGATGAAACAGCTTTTACTTTCGTGGACTTCAGCACCGACCGCGCCGGAGTTTCGTCCCGTCTGACGTGGCGCCAGCTGGAGAAGCGGGTACGTACTTTCGCCACGGCCCTGCGCCACGCCGGAGCGGCGGGCGAGCGCGTGGCCGTCGTGGGGCCGCAGAACCTGGACTACGTCGTCGGCTTTCTCGCAGCCACGTGCGCCGGCGCGATCGCCGTGCCCCTCTTTCCCCCGTCCCTGCCCGGCCATGCGGAGAAGCTCGCCGCCGCGCTCGCCGACGCCGACCCGGTGCTCGCCCTCACCAGCCCCGATGCGCTTCAGACGGCGGAGAAGTTCTGCGCCAACCAGGACGGCCTCCGCGTACGCGTGGTCACCGAGCGGGACCTGCTCGCGGGGCCGGTGCCAGGGGGCGTACCGACATGCGGGGAGACCGCTCATCCGCGCCCCGAGGACTGCGCCTACCTGCAGTACACCTCGGGCTCAACCCGCATGCCGTCCGGCGTGGAGATCACCCACGCCAACGTGTGCGCCAACGCACGCCAGGCCCTGGAGGCGTACGGCATCCGCTCCGGGCGCAACTGCACTGTCGGCTGGCTTCCGCTGTACCACGACATGGGGCTCGTCCTGGCGATCGTGCTGCCTGTCGTCGGCCACGTCCACTCCGTGCTCATGGACCCGCTGGCCTTCGTCCAGCAGCCCGTCAGGTGGCTGCGGCTGCTGACTCAGTACCCGGGAGCGCTCACCGCCGCCCCCAACTTCGCCTACGACTACTGTGCGCGCCGCGTCACCGACGAGGAGCGCGGCGAGCTGTCGCTGGGATCGGTCACTGCCATGGTCAACGGCAGCGAACCCATTGCCGAGCAGACGCTCCGACGGTTCCAGCAGGCCTTCGCCCCGATCGGCGCGGTCCGCACAGCCATGCGCCCGTCCTACGGGTTGGCCGAGGCGACCGTGTTCGTCTCTGCCTCTCCGGCCGGGGAGGAACCGACTGTCACCTGCTTCGACCGGGACGCGCTGGCGGCCGGCACCGCCCGTGCGGCCGAGGGCACCGGGGCACAGGCCGTGACCCGCCTGGTCGGCTGCGGACAGCCCACCGGCCAGGAGGCGGCCATCGTCGACCCGGTCACCCGCGTTCGTCTGGAGGACGGGTGCGTCGGTGAGATCTGGCTGCGCGGACCCAATGTCGGACGCGGTTACTGGGGACGCCCGGAACAGAGCGAAGCCACCTTCCGGGCCACCCTCCACGGCGACGAATCGGGCGACCGCGCGTGTCACTGGCTGCGCACAGGCGATCTGGGGCTGCGGTACGGCGAACACCTCTACATCAGCGGCCGCATCAAGGACCTCGTGATCATCGACGGCACCAATCACTATCCGCAGGACATCGAGCACACCGTCGAGAACGCCCACCCGGCGATCCGCCGTCATCACACCGCGGCGTTCGCCGTCCTCACCGACGACGGAGAACGCCTGGTCGTCGTCGCCGAGCACGCCCGTGACCTCGCGGAACCCCACGGTGTCCGGGACGAGGCGGCCCGCGCCGTCCGCGCTGCGGTGTCCGCCGGTCACGCCGTCGCCCTCCATGACTTCGTCCTTTCCCCGCCGGGCACCGTGCCCCACACCACCAGCGGGAAGGTCTCCCGCGGCGCCTGCCGTGAGCAGTACCTCCAGGGTGCCTGGAGCTCCGACACGCAAG from the Streptomyces sp. NBC_00310 genome contains:
- a CDS encoding type II toxin-antitoxin system VapB family antitoxin, whose protein sequence is MSVTQIDIDDDALERAMALSKVRTKKEAVNLALHFYAEQQERAARISRHFERAREWGAVEDAERLHEAEKRSR
- a CDS encoding fatty acyl-AMP ligase, translated to MRETISDHLAQAVAQTPDETAFTFVDFSTDRAGVSSRLTWRQLEKRVRTFATALRHAGAAGERVAVVGPQNLDYVVGFLAATCAGAIAVPLFPPSLPGHAEKLAAALADADPVLALTSPDALQTAEKFCANQDGLRVRVVTERDLLAGPVPGGVPTCGETAHPRPEDCAYLQYTSGSTRMPSGVEITHANVCANARQALEAYGIRSGRNCTVGWLPLYHDMGLVLAIVLPVVGHVHSVLMDPLAFVQQPVRWLRLLTQYPGALTAAPNFAYDYCARRVTDEERGELSLGSVTAMVNGSEPIAEQTLRRFQQAFAPIGAVRTAMRPSYGLAEATVFVSASPAGEEPTVTCFDRDALAAGTARAAEGTGAQAVTRLVGCGQPTGQEAAIVDPVTRVRLEDGCVGEIWLRGPNVGRGYWGRPEQSEATFRATLHGDESGDRACHWLRTGDLGLRYGEHLYISGRIKDLVIIDGTNHYPQDIEHTVENAHPAIRRHHTAAFAVLTDDGERLVVVAEHARDLAEPHGVRDEAARAVRAAVSAGHAVALHDFVLSPPGTVPHTTSGKVSRGACREQYLQGAWSSDTQAQRETGNA
- a CDS encoding MFS transporter — protein: MQEGFENVTAHQYAPPRFKAGTVSRLRVLAILMAVILPSFMTALDNTVVTVALPQIRAELALGDADLKWVAAIYPLALASLLLLGGHLADTIGRRATLMLGVAFFTVSSIGCSLATSGVALIAFRGLQGAGGSLILPASLAVLSHDLPPRARNAAFSATTAALASALACGPVVSGVMTQHLGWESVFAMNAPLGCASLLIGFVVPRHAPAARSAPKSSATLSLRVVALACCWLAGLAYCLIEGPERGVFSVPVAMSGAITVAAAVGLWYELTLRRNAALRLLFRQRPFIGGIITQLLWGLSVSGVYFFTSQFLQDGLGLAPTSAGLTFIPVALSLLVAAPFIARMARRWGDGRVSAAGLLLVGLGLLMVALGSVGGSLVHILPGLSIIGFGSALAIPLTSRALESSPDRSSGIAAGLFSAVREASGVVGIAFVGVMVSYTEHAAAAAGAKESDAFLSGYQAGLCLASALVGAGAPVALWALRRRRDTPDGSREPAPFPVDASKPEP
- a CDS encoding PIN domain-containing protein, whose translation is MIYLLDTSGLVRLLRDPKLQSAWYDAIDAGAIASCYVQRAEFLHSARNGREYDEIMEMFTDLYPDVSVPKNAGRWIGAVQHRMARAGDHRSASAGDLVIAATAAHHGLTVLHDDADYRAVARHASDLTEHDVHDIA